A genomic segment from Desulfonatronum lacustre DSM 10312 encodes:
- a CDS encoding ABC transporter substrate-binding protein gives MILGCFFVLGGQGEYSRADASDPITLGFVIPLTGDIPKVGESSRYAAEMLREEIMAQGGLEIGGVKHELRFIYEDNESKPESAVMTMLKLIDRDRVLAIVGPQSSKQAVPAGQVANDNRTPMISPWSTNPDATLNRPWVFRAAFLDPFQAPVAVDFAMKQFNADKAAVLFALANDYSKGLAEFFRDDFESKNGKGSVVAFESYGDRDQDFSAQLTKILAAQPDFIFLPNNYNEVALIVRQASDLGWTGPFMGADAWGSAELMTLCGDLCKGHYFSTHYAAAGATGATKDFIEKYQAKYGYTPDDVAALTWDATRLVLEAIQSTGGLTGNLRNDRAAIRDAMAAIEEFDGITGSMRFDDEGDPIKCAVVVKINDAGEFEFTESVCP, from the coding sequence GGTCGGGGAATCCTCCCGCTATGCCGCTGAAATGCTGCGTGAGGAGATCATGGCCCAGGGCGGCCTGGAAATCGGCGGAGTCAAGCATGAACTGCGCTTCATCTACGAGGACAACGAATCCAAACCGGAGTCCGCGGTCATGACCATGCTCAAGCTGATCGACCGGGACCGCGTTCTGGCCATTGTCGGCCCGCAGTCCAGCAAGCAGGCCGTGCCCGCCGGGCAGGTGGCCAACGACAACCGCACTCCGATGATCTCTCCCTGGTCCACCAATCCTGATGCGACATTGAATCGTCCCTGGGTCTTCCGAGCTGCGTTCCTGGATCCGTTTCAGGCTCCCGTGGCCGTGGATTTTGCCATGAAGCAGTTTAATGCCGACAAGGCAGCCGTGCTTTTTGCTCTGGCGAATGATTACAGCAAAGGACTGGCCGAATTTTTTCGGGATGATTTTGAATCGAAAAATGGCAAAGGCTCCGTTGTGGCCTTTGAATCCTACGGCGACCGGGATCAAGACTTCAGCGCCCAGCTGACCAAGATCCTCGCGGCCCAGCCGGACTTCATCTTCCTGCCCAACAACTACAACGAAGTGGCCTTGATCGTGCGCCAGGCCAGCGACCTGGGCTGGACCGGCCCGTTCATGGGCGCCGACGCTTGGGGCTCCGCCGAGCTGATGACCCTGTGCGGCGACCTGTGCAAAGGCCACTATTTCTCCACCCACTACGCCGCTGCCGGGGCCACCGGGGCCACCAAGGATTTCATCGAGAAGTACCAGGCCAAGTACGGCTACACGCCGGACGACGTGGCCGCCCTGACCTGGGATGCGACACGTCTGGTCCTTGAAGCCATCCAATCCACCGGCGGTTTGACCGGCAACCTGCGCAACGACCGGGCCGCCATCCGTGACGCCATGGCCGCCATCGAAGAGTTCGACGGCATTACCGGCTCCATGCGTTTCGACGACGAAGGCGACCCCATCAAGTGCGCCGTGGTGGTCAAAATCAACGACGCCGGCGAATTCGAATTCACCGAGTCCGTTTGTCCGTAA